From one Anabas testudineus chromosome 18, fAnaTes1.2, whole genome shotgun sequence genomic stretch:
- the LOC113168656 gene encoding low affinity immunoglobulin gamma Fc region receptor III-like: MAEVTHPGLLIDRLSTCEPTATSSSLGLRFTVQQCFTWHTTLFPGLVSLNLSPNLQQFFERDSVSLSCVEDGQTVDGTVKRTRGGQTEDCGAPGSSFGNFTGSSCIISELLQSDSGVYWCETSSGRSRDQINFTVSGGELILEIPALPVLTGSDVTLRCRNRNGETVAAYFFKNNFSYDGSKSEFILSRVQPFDEGLYSCSTDTLGESPQSWLRVRDPPPTTSAPPSTTLCSSTLTSPVNSNSSTPPSSSPPSVFRLFFLPGVKIFFICFCSALMVLICCRMKTVNKPVVSMETTQCVEEYDDITADVTTEHDLRADGAAQ; the protein is encoded by the exons ATGGCAGAAGTGACACATCCAGGACTCCTGATTGATCGACTGTCCACATGTGAACCTACAGCAACCAGCTCATCTCTTGGTCTGAGgttcacagtgcagcagtgcttCACCTGGCACACCACTCTTTTTCCAGGACTAG tCTCTCTGAATCTCAGTCCAAACCTTCAACAGTTCTTTGAAAGAGACTCAGTGTCTCTGAGTTGTGTTGAAGATGGACAGACAGTTGATGGGACAGTTAAGAGGACCAGAGGAGGAcagactgaggactgtggagcaCCAGGTTCAAGCTTTGGAAATTTTACTGGTTCCTCCTGCATCATCTCAGAACTCCTCCAGTCAGACtctggagtttactggtgtgaaaCCAGTTCTGGACGAAGCAGAGATCAGATCAACTTCACAGTATCTg gtggTGAACTGATCCTGGAGATTCCTGCACTTCCTGTGttgacaggaagtgatgtcactcTGCGCTGTAGAAACAGAAACGGTGAAACAGTCGCAGCTTATTTCTTCAAGAATAATTTCAGCTACGATGGATCTAAATCAGAGTTCATCCTCAGTAGAGTCCAACCGTTTGATGAAGGTCTCTACTCTTGTTCTACTGATACACTGGGAGAATCTCCTCAGAGCTGGctgagggtcagag ATCCTCCTCCTACAACCTCTGCTCCACCCTCCACCACCCTCTGCTCTTCTACTCTAACGTCTCCTGTTAATTCTaactcctccactcctccttcttcttctcctccctctgtgttcAGACTGTTCTTCTTACCTGGAGTTAAGAtcttcttcatctgtttctgttctgctctgatGGTTTTGATCTGCTGCAGAATGAAGACAGTAAACAAACCAGTTGTCTCCATGGAGACGACCCAGTGTGTTGAAGAATATGATGACATCACTGCTGATGTCACCACTGAACATGACCTCAGAGCTGATGGAGCCgctcagtaa